The following proteins are co-located in the Bos indicus isolate NIAB-ARS_2022 breed Sahiwal x Tharparkar chromosome 8, NIAB-ARS_B.indTharparkar_mat_pri_1.0, whole genome shotgun sequence genome:
- the DMAC1 gene encoding distal membrane-arm assembly complex protein 1 isoform X3 yields the protein MGSFVSQPLEPVKFVAPPETTSTPKPAQVTAPGAPASPAQAPLFNNCWSCRVLSGSGLIGAGGYVYWMARKPMKLGYPPGPGTIAQMIFGISCGERLSEGT from the exons ATGGGTTCCTTCGTTTCACAGCCCCTGGAGCCGGTCAAGTTCGTTGCGCCCCCTGAGACCACCTCCACCCCTAAGCCCGCACAGGTCACTGCACCCGGAGCGCCAGCCTCTCCAGCGCAAGCCCCTCTATTTAATAACTGCTGGAGCTGTCGCGTGCTCTCCGGGTCGGGGCTGATAGGGGCAGGCGGGTATGTGTACTGGATGGCGCGGAAGCCCATGAAGCTGGGATATCCCCCGGGTCCTGGGACTATTGCGCAGATGATCTTCGGCATCA GTTGTGGAGAAAGACTGAGTGAGGGCACCTGA
- the DMAC1 gene encoding distal membrane-arm assembly complex protein 1 isoform X2: protein MGSFVSQPLEPVKFVAPPETTSTPKPAQVTAPGAPASPAQAPLFNNCWSCRVLSGSGLIGAGGYVYWMARKPMKLGYPPGPGTIAQMIFGISIACWGVVILSDPKGKAFRTG from the exons ATGGGTTCCTTCGTTTCACAGCCCCTGGAGCCGGTCAAGTTCGTTGCGCCCCCTGAGACCACCTCCACCCCTAAGCCCGCACAGGTCACTGCACCCGGAGCGCCAGCCTCTCCAGCGCAAGCCCCTCTATTTAATAACTGCTGGAGCTGTCGCGTGCTCTCCGGGTCGGGGCTGATAGGGGCAGGCGGGTATGTGTACTGGATGGCGCGGAAGCCCATGAAGCTGGGATATCCCCCGGGTCCTGGGACTATTGCGCAGATGATCTTCGGCATCA GCATTGCTTGCTGGGGTGTGGTCATCCTGTCAGACCCCAAAGGGAAGGCCTTCCGCACTGGATGA
- the DMAC1 gene encoding distal membrane-arm assembly complex protein 1 isoform X1 codes for MGSFVSQPLEPVKFVAPPETTSTPKPAQVTAPGAPASPAQAPLFNNCWSCRVLSGSGLIGAGGHCLLGCGHPVRPQREGLPHWMKVPPVNLSSLHVPVTHTGRMALISVLDRNVDIDRLQSGRYDMTEKTNMDCHSWSMTVYGILRRLHRDQ; via the exons ATGGGTTCCTTCGTTTCACAGCCCCTGGAGCCGGTCAAGTTCGTTGCGCCCCCTGAGACCACCTCCACCCCTAAGCCCGCACAGGTCACTGCACCCGGAGCGCCAGCCTCTCCAGCGCAAGCCCCTCTATTTAATAACTGCTGGAGCTGTCGCGTGCTCTCCGGGTCGGGGCTGATAGGGGCAGGCGG GCATTGCTTGCTGGGGTGTGGTCATCCTGTCAGACCCCAAAGGGAAGGCCTTCCGCACTGGATGAAAGTGCCACCAGTGAATTTGTCATCCCTCCACGTCCCCGTGACACACACAGGAAGAATGGCACTTATAAGCGTTCTGGACAGAAATGTGGACATTGACAGACTTCAGTCCGGCAGATACGACATGACTGAAAAGACAAACATGGATTGTCATTCATGGTCAATGACTGTTTATGGCATTCTTCGCAGGCTCCACAGGGACCAATAA